A window of Pseudomonas monteilii contains these coding sequences:
- a CDS encoding universal stress protein — MPRTVLIAIDASVASHALLALAERYCQPQAHELHVLLAIDATFAVHGRPAVFTEQELDEYPAACDEQRQADQAMAGALRRLREAGFVCKGALLAQAPEDAIVAQATALDCELIIMGHRHLSRLGRLLDPSISAKVIDRVSVPVLVGVA; from the coding sequence ATGCCCCGCACCGTCCTGATCGCCATCGACGCTTCCGTCGCCTCCCATGCCCTGCTGGCGCTGGCCGAACGCTATTGCCAGCCGCAGGCCCACGAACTGCACGTGCTCCTGGCCATCGACGCGACCTTTGCCGTGCACGGGCGCCCGGCGGTCTTCACGGAGCAGGAGCTGGACGAGTACCCGGCCGCCTGCGACGAGCAGCGTCAGGCCGACCAGGCCATGGCCGGCGCGCTGCGTCGGCTGCGCGAAGCCGGGTTCGTCTGCAAGGGCGCCCTGCTCGCCCAGGCGCCGGAAGACGCCATCGTGGCCCAGGCCACGGCGCTGGATTGCGAGCTGATCATCATGGGGCATCGGCACCTGTCGCGCCTGGGGCGGCTGCTCGATCCGTCGATCAGCGCCAAGGTCATCGACCGGGTGAGCGTGCCGGTGCTGGTGGGCGTCGCCTGA
- a CDS encoding efflux transporter periplasmic adaptor subunit, giving the protein MKKFFSLFATLLVLTAAVVIGRQLWLHYMTTPWTRDGRVRADIINVAADVPGYVVDVAVRDNQRVRKGDLLLQIDPAHYRLAVQQAQALVASRKATWAMRKDNARRRADLDNLVISRENRDDADSVALAAQADYQRAQAALAAAELNLERTRIVATVDGYVTNLNVHRGDYARTGEAVMAVVDEHSFWVYGFFEETKLPHVRVGDPADLQMMSGEQLQGHVESIARGIYDRDNPQSRELIADVNPTFNWVRLAQRVPVRIHLDQVPDGFLLAAGMTCTVVVRPQG; this is encoded by the coding sequence ATGAAAAAGTTCTTCAGCCTGTTCGCTACCCTGCTGGTGCTGACCGCTGCCGTGGTCATCGGCCGCCAGCTGTGGTTGCACTACATGACCACGCCCTGGACCCGTGACGGCCGTGTGCGCGCCGACATCATCAACGTCGCCGCCGACGTGCCCGGCTACGTGGTGGACGTGGCGGTCCGCGACAACCAGCGGGTCAGGAAAGGCGACCTGCTGCTGCAGATCGACCCGGCGCACTACCGCCTGGCCGTGCAGCAGGCCCAGGCGTTGGTCGCCTCGCGCAAGGCGACCTGGGCGATGCGCAAGGACAACGCCCGCCGCCGTGCCGACCTGGACAACCTGGTGATCTCCCGCGAGAACCGCGACGACGCCGACAGCGTCGCCCTGGCCGCCCAGGCCGACTACCAGCGGGCACAGGCAGCCCTGGCCGCCGCCGAGCTGAACCTGGAGCGCACGCGCATCGTCGCCACCGTTGACGGTTACGTCACCAACCTCAACGTGCACCGGGGCGACTACGCGCGTACCGGCGAGGCGGTCATGGCCGTGGTCGACGAGCACTCGTTCTGGGTATACGGCTTCTTCGAGGAAACCAAGCTGCCCCACGTCCGGGTCGGCGACCCCGCCGACCTGCAGATGATGAGCGGCGAGCAGTTGCAAGGTCATGTCGAAAGCATCGCCCGCGGCATCTACGACCGCGACAACCCCCAGAGCCGCGAGCTGATCGCCGACGTCAACCCGACCTTCAACTGGGTGCGCCTGGCCCAGCGGGTGCCGGTGCGGATCCACCTGGACCAGGTGCCGGACGGGTTCCTGCTGGCGGCGGGGATGACCTGTACGGTAGTGGTGCGGCCACAGGGGTGA
- a CDS encoding LysR family transcriptional regulator yields MQLPDMNLLVALDALLDEGSVVGAAQRMNLSPAAMSRTLGRIREALGDPVLVRAGRGLVPTPRALALREQVSALVEQAGQVFRSGDAVDLPNLERAFNIRTNDLFIALYGAQLLRMMHEQAPRTVLRFVPETGGDDDAVLRDGRTDLLISSSIDLGPEIKVQSLFHTRYIGLARRDHPIFEAPITPERFAAYPQISVSRRGRANGPIDVELANFKVQRRVALITPSFHSAMFSLPDSDLILPMPANILNSVAKLGLPLRSFEIPLSMERVTVMQAWHPRFHHDPAHRWLRQLLKRCCSADPER; encoded by the coding sequence ATGCAACTCCCGGACATGAATCTGCTGGTCGCCCTCGACGCCTTGCTCGACGAAGGCAGCGTGGTGGGCGCCGCGCAGCGCATGAACCTGAGCCCGGCGGCCATGAGCCGGACCCTGGGGCGGATCCGCGAAGCGTTGGGCGATCCGGTCCTGGTGCGTGCGGGGCGAGGGCTGGTGCCCACCCCCAGGGCCTTGGCGTTGCGCGAGCAGGTCAGCGCGCTGGTCGAACAGGCGGGGCAGGTGTTTCGCAGTGGCGATGCGGTCGACCTGCCGAACCTGGAGCGTGCCTTCAACATCCGCACCAACGACCTGTTCATCGCATTGTACGGCGCGCAGCTGCTGCGCATGATGCACGAGCAGGCGCCACGCACGGTGCTGCGTTTCGTGCCGGAAACCGGCGGTGATGACGATGCCGTGCTGCGCGATGGGCGCACCGACCTGCTGATCAGCTCGAGCATCGACCTGGGCCCGGAGATCAAGGTGCAGAGCCTGTTTCATACCCGCTACATCGGGCTGGCACGGCGTGACCATCCGATCTTCGAGGCGCCGATCACCCCCGAACGCTTCGCCGCCTACCCGCAGATCAGCGTGTCCCGCCGGGGGCGCGCCAACGGGCCGATCGACGTGGAACTCGCCAACTTCAAGGTCCAGCGCCGGGTCGCGCTGATCACGCCGAGTTTTCACTCGGCGATGTTCTCGTTGCCCGACTCGGACCTGATCCTGCCGATGCCGGCCAACATCCTCAACAGCGTCGCCAAGCTCGGCCTGCCACTGCGCTCGTTCGAGATCCCGCTGTCGATGGAGCGGGTGACGGTGATGCAGGCCTGGCACCCACGGTTTCATCACGACCCGGCGCACCGCTGGTTGCGCCAGCTTCTGAAACGCTGCTGCAGCGCCGACCCGGAGCGCTAG